The genomic window agtactgaaaacagcctggtattagcagaagaacagacaggaggaccaggaaccgaatagaagacctggatatcaatctacacatcttcgaacacctgatctttgataaagaagcaaaaaatatcaaacggaaaaaataaagcatatttaacaagtggtactggcataactggatatcaacatgtagaagaatgaaaatagacccatatctaccaccatgcacaaaactcgtccaaatggatcaaagacctcaatataaagccagccacactgaacctcagagaagagaaagtgggaagtacacttgaacgcattggcacagggaaccactccctaaatagaaccccagcagcacagacactgagagaaacaattaataaatgggacctcctgaaactgaagcttctgtaaagcaaaggacatggtcaacaagacgacagcctacagaatggaaaaagatcttcactaaccccacatcagacagaggtctgatctccaaaatatacaaagaactcaagaaattggacactaaaagatcacataatcctataaaaaaatggagtacagacctaaacagagaactctctacaggggaatctaaaatggctgaaagacacttaaggaaatgctcaacatccttagtcattagagaaatgcaaatcaaaacaactctgagattccatcttacaccggtaagaatggccaagatcaaaaacactgatgacaacttatgctggagaggttgtggggaaaagggaacacttctgcactgctgtgggaatgcaagctggtacaacccctttggatgtcagtgtggcaatttctcagaaaattaggaaacaacattcctcaagacccagtaataccacttttgggtgtatatccaaaggatgctcaattgtgccacaaggacacgtgctcaactatgttcacagcagctttgtttgtcatagccagaacctggaaacctaaatgccccttgatcgaagaatggataagaaaaatgtggtacatttacacaattgagtactacacagcagaaaaaataacgacagcttgaattttgcaggaaaatggatggaactagaaaacattattttgaggtaacccagacacagaaaaacaattatcacatgtacttactcataggtggtttttaagcataaagcaaagaaagccagcctacaaaccacaatcccagagaacttagacagcaatatggacactaagaaagacttacatagatataaattacatgggaagtagaaagaataaaaagacaagatctcctgagtaaattgggagtacaGGGACTTTGGGGGAAGAttcagggagggaggggagagccagggaggggagcagagaaaaatgtagagctcaataaatattaataaaattaaaacaaaaaacgaaaATCCCTCATGTaggctaggcaggcactctaccactgagttgccTCAGTTAGATGGAAGTACTATCTGTGATGGCGACAAAACGAAGAGCAAGCTTTAAAAGAGTATACAtgtgctgggcgatggtggcgcacgcctttaatcccagcactcgggaggcagaggcaggcggatctcagtgagttcgagaccagcctggtctacagagctagttccaggacaggctccaaagccacagagaaaccctgtctcggaaaaccaaaaaaaaaaaaaaaaaaaaaaagtgtacatGTGTTGATATAACCTCTAATTTCTGGCCAAAACTTTTGGATCCACATAAACAGTATGGTAAGCTTTGGGACAGGAAAGAGTTAAGTCTGAGAATAGAGAGCAAAGGCTGGGAGTGTAAATCAGCAAATAGTGTTTGCCTAGGGTGTTTTGAGGCTCCAGCTTCAACCTCTAGCATCATAAAGAAAAAGACCAAGcacaaacaaaagagagaacTTAAAGGGAGTGGGAAGGTATGTAggacagaggagagggaagggccAAGAGAGCAATAGTAAAAGATTTTCTCCCCCATTCTCATAGTCATGCCTACAACCCAGCAAGCATCAATACAGCAGAGATGAGATTTGTCTTTACTGTGTATAAGGTAGGAAAGACATGTCACCAGAGATCTGAAGGctctaagagctagttccaggacagactttaCATATGAATAGTGATATTTTTCTTCCCAGATAGAGCCTGGACTAAAATCGCAACAATTCTTGCTTCTTCCTGCCAAAGATCCCAGTGTTCACTACCTCATTAACTACCCCTCCTCCACAGGTGAACAGCTTATCGTCACTTGAGGCAATTTCCAGTTAGCGTTTCTTGAAACTCTTGGGAACACTGGACTGCTTGGATTATGAATTGACACATTTTAGCCCATTTCATTTACTGCAGGTTTTCAAGTGAGACCTTTTCCCTACAGAGAAGGTAACTGAGGCATAGGCTACCCTCAGGGAACTCACACCATAAAACGCAGAAAACAGAGAACATGCACAACTGTGAGAGGCTGTAGGAAGAACCCTACACCCTCAACACTTTATTAAGACCTTATTGCTTAAGTAGTTAGACACTGATTAGCTATGAACGTTTTCTGTACCTGGTCCCTGGTTACTCTGCAGAGCCTTCCGTGGCTGTTGGGAGGTGGAATACCTCTAGGAAGGGGAACGAGTGGGAAAAACAGTACCTCCTAGGTGTCTTAGAGGTCAAGTGGGCTTCAGCGGGCCCTTGAGTTAGCACAGGGGTCAGGAGTGTAGGCTTAAGCCAGGGCCCAGGGGCAACGTTTCCTGAGATGAACAAACCCCAGCCCCCTCTGACCTTTCCAGAATAATGGCTGGGAAAGAGGAGCAGCACTGTGGAAAGGGCAAACTAAGAATCCCTTATGTGGACACCATGCTGGGCCGGAGCTGCCAGCACCAAGCTTCAGGGCAGGGGTCTTCAGGAGTGACCACAGCAGGCAACAAGAGCAAACTTAAGTAGCCATGTGCATGCAGGACAAGGCAGGGTTCCTCAAGGACAGGATGCCCGGGCTTAGGTTTGGAGCTCCCAGTTCTTTAGTATGAAGGAATATAGGGGTGTGGTTAGGCGCTTCCTTAACCAAGCCCACTCTTTATATTTCCTAGGGGTAACGCTCACCCCCCTGAACATCCAAAGGTCACAGCTACCTTAGTGTTTCTTACAAGGCACTTGTTACAGGGCTGCTGGGCAGGGTGTGGTGGTAAGATAGGAGGTGGTCTGGTGGTTGCATCTAATCTACACAGCCACAAGTGGGCGTGGGGGCGGCCAAGGCCTTAGGGGCTACTGTAGTACAAGCACACAGCCAGGCCAATGAGCAGCGTGGCCAGGAAGAAGACGGCTGTAAGCTGGAGCTGCAGCAGCACTGCTGAAAGCACAGCGTTGACCACCAGGGAGCAGGACACGACGAAGAGGCGCGTGATGCTGCTGCCGTGCTTCATGACAGCAGACATGAGCAGTCCATTTACCGCCTGGTTcagcaccaccagcactgccCACCCAGAGAAACCCTCTAGGAAGCCCGGGCCGGGGCCACTGCCAGCATATAGTCCAAGGTTCAGGATCACCCCGAAAGTGTAGAGGAAGAGGTTCTGAAGAGCCAAGGGCAGCCGCTGTCGCTTCATGATCAGCTCTGTGTACACCGAGGACAAGCCGGAGATGAGGCAGTAtaagaggaggagcagaagtccCAGGGGAGTGATATGCAAGGGCATGGCATGGGATCCGGCTGCTGGCAGAGGTCCAGGAAGGGTGCTCACGGGTTCCTGAAAGCCACCCGACGCATAGCAGGCTCCTGCAGCCATCAGCAGCAGCAGTGCCAACCCCTGCCGTGCAGAGAGGCGACGCCCAAGGCAGAGGCAGTACAACAGAGCTGTGCTTCCAATCTTGAGATTGCTCAGCACCTGGTAGGTGCTGGGGTCCATGTATCGCTGCAGATAGATCACCAGGTTGTTGTTGGCGCCATAGAGCAGGGCTGACAGGGCAAAAGGGGCAGCCTGGCGCCAGGGTGCTGTGCCCCGGGGCCATGTCTGCCAGCCCATCAGGAGGGAGAAGGCGCACAGCAGTAGTTTGGTCAGCTCAGTGAGCAACACAGCTGAGGAGGGCCGGAAGGGCACTCGGCCATCCACATGGCACAGGGCTAGGAATGGTGCATGGGCACCATACATGGCAGTGGACAGGAATAGCATCAGGGTCCAGCGAGCCTGTCTTGGACGGGCTAGGCCTGGCACACCCCCATCTTCTACACTCATGGCCTACACCAGACCCTGGGTGGCCTGTGTAGCTAGCAAGCGACAGAGGGACAGGGAGGCATCTGAAGGAAATCGAGTGCAGAATGGTGGTGCATCACCAGAGAGAATACTGAACGTCAGGGACAGGTGCACGCTCCACAGTTAGGGCTTGAAGGCGGGGCTCATGACCCATAGTTTTGGGGTTAGTCCCACGGAACTAGGGGGGGAAGGAGTGCAGGGTGCAGGCTGACCGAGCACTGTCCACTCTCCGCAGGAGGACAAACAAGGATGAAAGAGACAGGTCAGCTGGAGACAGCAAATGAACAATGGCAGGGGAAGCCAGACAGAGTGCCTGTGATAGAAAGGCCTCTAC from Microtus pennsylvanicus isolate mMicPen1 chromosome 4, mMicPen1.hap1, whole genome shotgun sequence includes these protein-coding regions:
- the Slc35a4 gene encoding putative UDP-sugar transporter protein SLC35A4; the protein is MSVEDGGVPGLARPRQARWTLMLFLSTAMYGAHAPFLALCHVDGRVPFRPSSAVLLTELTKLLLCAFSLLMGWQTWPRGTAPWRQAAPFALSALLYGANNNLVIYLQRYMDPSTYQVLSNLKIGSTALLYCLCLGRRLSARQGLALLLLMAAGACYASGGFQEPVSTLPGPLPAAGSHAMPLHITPLGLLLLLLYCLISGLSSVYTELIMKRQRLPLALQNLFLYTFGVILNLGLYAGSGPGPGFLEGFSGWAVLVVLNQAVNGLLMSAVMKHGSSITRLFVVSCSLVVNAVLSAVLLQLQLTAVFFLATLLIGLAVCLYYSSP